A genomic stretch from Theobroma cacao cultivar B97-61/B2 chromosome 4, Criollo_cocoa_genome_V2, whole genome shotgun sequence includes:
- the LOC18602950 gene encoding sugar transport protein 8, with protein MPAVVASHGDMPEHEGRFTIYVIVCVIIAAFGGLMFGYDIGISGGVTSMDDFLKKFFPVVYERKRHAHENNYCKYNSQSLQLFTSSLYLAALLASFAASRVSSKAGRKRTMQIASIFFLIGVILTAGGLNIEMIIIGRILLGCGVGFANQAVPLFLSELAPPKIRGAINIAFQLFVTIGILVANLINYWTSGIHSHGWRISLALAGVPALVLCVGSFVICETPTSLIERDEVEKGRQVLRKIRGVENVDDEFDSIVHACEMARQEKHPFRKLMKPASRPPLVIAILLQVFQQFTGINAIMFYAPVLFQTMGFRNDAALASAVITGVVNVVSTFFSVYAVDRVGRRILLLEACVQMFLTQSIIGVILLKDLKPTGDNLGRGEATFVVILVCLFVMGFAWSWGPLGWLIPSETFPLETRTAGFAFAVSSNMLFTFIIAQAFLSMLCNMQAGIFFFFAAWIIIMGSFTWFLLPETKGVPIDSMVDEVWKQHWFWSRFMGK; from the exons ATGCCAGCAGTTGTAGCAAGCCATGGCGACATGCCAGAACATGAAGGCAGGTTTACGATCTACGTCATAGTCTGTGTGATCATAGCAGCCTTTGGAGGCTTGATGTTCGGATATGACATTGGCATTTCAG GTGGAGTAACATCCATGgatgatttcttgaaaaaattCTTCCCGGTTGTGTATGAAAGGAAGCGACATGCACATGAAAACAACTACTGCAAATATAATAGCCAGTCCCTCCAGCTATTCACATCTTCCTTGTACCTTGCTGCTCTGTTAGCCAGTTTTGCAGCTTCAAGGGTCAGCTCAAAAGCTGGCAGGAAACGCACCATGCAGATTGCATCAATTTTCTTCTTGATAGGAGTAATTTTGACTGCTGGAGGTCTGAACATAGAAATGATAATTATAGGGAGAATTCTTCTGGGCTGTGGTGTTGGTTTTgcaaatcaa GCAGTACCACTTTTCTTATCCGAGTTAGCTCCACCAAAGATTCGTGGAGCAATCAACATCGCATTCCAACTCTTCGTTACTATTGGAATTTTAGTAGCCAATCTGATAAACTACTGGACATCAGGTATCCATTCTCATGGATGGAGAATTTCTCTTGCCCTTGCCGGTGTCCCTGCTTTGGTCCTCTGCGTGGGATCTTTTGTCATTTGTGAGACTCCGACCAGCCTTATTGAACGTGACGAAGTTGAGAAAGGAAGGCAAGTTCTCAGGAAGATCCGTGGTGTCGAAAATGTTGACGACGAGTTTGATTCAATTGTACATGCTTGTGAGATGGCAAGGCAAGAAAAACACCCATTCCGCAAACTAATGAAGCCAGCAAGCCGACCCCCGCTAGTCATTGCCATCTTGTTGCAAGTTTTCCAGCAATTCACTGGAATCAACGCAATCATGTTCTATGCTCCCGTTCTCTTCCAGACTATGGGATTTAGGAATGATGCCGCATTGGCTTCCGCTGTTATTACTGGAGTTGTCAATGTGGTTAGTACATTTTTCTCAGTTTATGCAGTGGATAGGGTTGGCAGGAGAATTCTGCTACTTGAAGCTTGTGTTCAGATGTTCCTTACCCAG AGTATTATTGGTGTGATCCTGTTAAAAGACTTGAAACCCACGGGTGATAATCTTGGGCGTGGCGAGGCAACTTTTGTGGTGATCCTCGTGTGTCTCTTTGTCATGGGCTTTGCCTGGTCATGGGGACCTCTCGGTTGGCTAATTCCTAGCGAGACTTTCCCTCTCGAGACTAGAACCGCCGGTTTTGCCTTTGCAGTCAGCTCTAACATGCTCTTCACTTTCATCATTGCTCAAGCTTTCCTGTCAATGCTATGCAACATGCAAGCCggaatcttcttcttcttcgctGCCTGGATTATCATCATGGGATCCTTCACCTGGTTCTTGTTGCCCGAGACCAAAGGTGTGCCCATTGATTCAATGGTTGACGAAGTCTGGAAGCAACATTGGTTCTGGAGCCGTTTCATGGGTAAATGA
- the LOC18602951 gene encoding sugar transport protein 8: protein MTAETEDYPSKITLYVVVCWILAAFGGLMFGYDIGISGGVTAMDDFLIKFFPKVHERKMHAKENNYCKYDDQNLQLFTSSLYLAALVSSFAASKVCTKFGRKPTILLASAFFLGGAALSAAAQNLWMLIIARILLGIGVGFGNEAVPLFLSEIAPVQHRGAVNILFQLFVTIGIFFANLVNYGTLKMHPYGWRVSLGLAGVPATMLCIGSLIITETPASLVERGKELAGHKTLKQIRGVDEVDSEFDQIVRASKIAQEVKHPFKKLMKLSSMPPLIIGIMLQVFQQFTGINAIMFYAPVLFQTVGFKNDASLLSSVITGTVNVLSTLVSVYAVDKIGRRKLLLQACIQMFICQTAIGAILLVHLHSKDSLTKTQAAFVVTLVCLFVMSFAWSWGPLGWLIPSETFPLETRTAGFAFAVSSNMLFTFIIAQAFLSMMCHLRASIFFFFAAWIFAMGLFVLFLLPETKNVPIDVMVDRVWKKHPVWKRFMVGDGGS, encoded by the exons ATGACTGCAGAGACTGAGGACTACCCATCAAAGATCACTCTTTATGTTGTAGTATGTTGGATTCTTGCAGCTTTTGGTGGCCTTATGTTTGGTTACGACATTGGAATCTCAG GTGGAGTAACAGCCATGGACGACTTTCTGATTAAATTCTTTCCCAAAGTCCATGAAAGAAAGATGCATGCTAAGGAAAACAATTATTGCAAATATGATGATCAGAATCTTCAGCTTTTTACATCTTCATTGTACCTGGCTGCTCTTGTTTCAAGCTTTGCCGCATCAAAGGTTTGCACCAAGTTTGGCCGAAAGCCTACGATTCTTTTGGCATCCGCATTTTTCCTTGGGGGAGCTGCTTTAAGTGCTGCTGCTCAGAACCTCTGGATGCTGATCATTGCGAGGATTCTCCTTGGCATTGGCGTTGGCTTTGGCAATGAA GCTGTTCCATTGTTCCTGTCAGAGATAGCCCCAGTCCAGCATCGTGGAGCTGTGAACATTCTCTTTCAACTTTTTGTAACTATAGGGATATTCTTCGCGAATCTGGTGAACTATGGCACATTAAAGATGCATCCATATGGATGGAGAGTATCTTTGGGGCTTGCAGGCGTACCAGCCACCATGTTGTGCATAGGTTCCTTGATCATCACTGAAACACCAGCGAGCCTGGTCGAGCGTGGAAAGGAGTTAGCGGGACATAAAACACTGAAACAGATTAGGGGTGTCGATGAAGTTGATTCTGAATTTGACCAGATTGTGAGGGCCAGTAAAATTGCCCAGGAAGTGAAGCATCCTTTCAAGAAACTCATGAAGCTTTCCAGCATGCCCCCTCTGATCATAGGCATCATGCTTCAAGTTTTTCAACAGTTTACAGGAATCAATGCCATCATGTTTTATGCTCCTGTCTTGTTTCAAACTGTTGGATTCAAGAATGACGCTTCGTTGCTGTCCTCTGTGATTACTGGAACCGTAAATGTTCTTAGTACTCTGGTCTCTGTCTACGCAGTTGATAAGATTGGTAGGAGAAAACTACTTCTCCAAGCCTGTATTCAGATGTTTATATGCCAG ACTGCAATTGGAGCAATCCTTCTAGTTCACTTGCACTCCAAAGATTCACTGACAAAAACGCAAGCAGCTTTTGTTGTGACGCTGGTCTGTTTGTTTGTTATGTCCTTTGCTTGGTCATGGGGTCCTCTCGGTTGGCTGATACCGAGTGAAACATTCCCTCTAGAAACAAGGACCGCAGGGTTTGCATTTGCAGTTAGCTCCAACATGCTCTTCACCTTCATTATAGCTCAAGCATTCTTGTCAATGATGTGTCATTTGCGTGCCtccatatttttcttcttcgcCGCCTGGATATTTGCCATGGGATTGTTTGTGCTGTTCCTATTGCCAGAGACAAAGAATGTCCCCATTGATGTCATGGTTGACAGAGTCTGGAAGAAACACCCTGTCTGGAAAAGGTTCATGGTTGGTGATGGAGGGAGCTGA
- the LOC18602952 gene encoding mavicyanin: MALAERVVAQALLLVMAASLQLSHAAVYKVGDSGGWTSIGNIDFKQWAATKTFQVGDIIHFEYNAQYHNVMRVTHPMYRACNATAPLATYTTGNDTITITTKGHHYFLCGVPGHCQAGQKVDINVLRISETAPTPSPSGLSPPPSFPSVGIPAPSPSKATSLKASKGSFSKLGLAMAAFAVFVSGFH, from the exons ATGGCTTTAGCAGAGAGAGTTGTGGCTCAGGCTCTTCTGCTAGTGATGGCTGCCTCGCTGCAGTTGTCCCATGCAGCTGTTTACAAGGTTGGAGACTCTGGTGGTTGGACCAGCATTGGCAATATAGACTTCAAGCAGTGGGCTGCTACTAAGACCTTCCAAGTTGGTGACATTATTC ATTTTGAGTACAATGCTCAGTATCACAATGTGATGCGAGTAACCCATCCGATGTACAGGGCCTGCAATGCCACAGCCCCTTTGGCCACCTATACCACTGGCAATGACACGATTACCATTACCACAAAAGGCCACCACTATTTTCTCTGTGGTGTTCCTGGTCATTGTCAAGCTGGACAGAAAGTTGACATCAACGTGCTTCGCATATCGGAAACAGCTCCAACTCCATCTCCATCTGGACTTAGCCCCCCTCCATCATTTCCTTCAGTTGGTATTCCTGCACCTTCGCCCAGCAAGGCTACCTCTTTGAAAGCTTCGAAGGGGAGTTTCAGTAAGCTTGGTTTAGCAATGGCTGCTTTTGCAGTTTTTGTATCAGGTtttcattaa
- the LOC18602953 gene encoding sugar transport protein 13, whose amino-acid sequence MPAGGFSSVPPAGVEFEAKITPIVIISCIMAATGGLMFGYDVGVSGGVTSMPDFLLKFFPVVYRRTNDPGINGNYCKYDNQGLQLFTSSLYLAGLTATFFASYTTRRLGRRLTMLIAGFFFIVGVVLNAAAQDLAMLIIGRILLGCGVGFANQAVPLFLSEMAPTRIRGGLNILFQLNVTIGILFANLVNYGTAKIEGGWGWRLSLGLAGIPALLLTVGALLVVDSPNSLVERGHLEEGKAVLRKIRGTDNIEPEFLELVEASRVAKQVKHPFRNLLQRRNRPQLVIAIALQIFQQCTGINAIMFYAPVLFDTLGFGNDAALYSAVITGAVNVLSTIVSIYSVDKVGRRVLLLEAGVQMFFSQVVIAIILGIKVKDHSDDLHKSFAILVVVMVCTFVSAFAWSWGPLGWLIPSETFPLETRSAGQSVTVCVNLLFTFVIAQAFLSMLCHFKYGIFLFFSGWVLIMSIFTLFLIPETKNVPIEEMTERVWKQHWFWKRFIDDDHEGAAVANGNIAKKNGHANGFDPTSQL is encoded by the exons ATGCCAGCAGGTGGATTCTCATCGGTGCCACCGGCGGGGGTGGAGTTCGAAGCTAAGATCACTCCCATCGTCATTATTTCTTGTATAATGGCAGCCACCGGCGGCCTCATGTTCGGTTATGACGTCGGTGTTTCTG GTGGAGTTACATCCATGCCGGACTTCTTGCTAAAATTCTTTCCAGTGGTTTATCGTCGGACAAATGACCCGGGAATCAATGGAAATTACTGCAAATATGATAATCAAGGCCTGCAACTGTTCACCTCATCGCTTTATTTGGCTGGTTTAACGGCCACCTTCTTTGCCTCGTATACCACTAGGAGGCTTGGTCGCCGGCTCACCATGTTGATTGCTGgtttctttttcattgttgGTGTTGTTCTTAATGCTGCTGCTCAAGACCTGGCCATGCTTATTATTGGCAGGATATTGCTTGGTTGTGGAGTTGGTTTTGCTAATCAG GCTGTCCCACTGTTCCTATCGGAGATGGCACCCACAAGGATTCGTGGAGGGTTAAACATATTATTTCAGCTTAACGTCACCATCGGAATTCTATTTGCCAATCTTGTCAACTACGGGACTGCCAA AATTGAAGGAGGATGGGGTTGGAGGCTATCATTAGGGTTAGCCGGTATTCCAGCACTTCTCTTAACCGTTGGAGCCCTCCTGGTGGTTGACAGTCCTAACAGTCTCGTCGAGCGTGGTCATCTGGAAGAAGGAAAGGCTGTGCTTAGAAAGATTCGGGGCACAGATAATATTGAGCCTGAGTTCCTGGAGCTTGTTGAGGCAAGTCGTGTTGCTAAACAAGTGAAACACCCTTTCAGAAATCTCCTTCAGCGCAGGAACCGCCCCCAACTTGTCATTGCAATTGCTCTGCAG ATCTTCCAGCAATGTACGGGTATCAATGCAATCATGTTTTACGCTCCAGTCCTGTTTGACACACTAGGATTTGGCAATGATGCTGCCCTTTACTCTGCTGTGATCACTGGGGCTGTCAATGTGCTCTCCACCATTGTATCCATTTACTCAGTTGACAAAGTGGGCCGTCGCGTGCTGTTACTTGAAGCCGGTGTCCAGATGTTTTTCTCTCAAGTAGTCATAGCAATTATTCTAGGAATCAAGGTTAAAGACCATTCTGATGATCTCCACAAAAGTTTTGCAATCCTAGTTGTTGTTATGGTGTGTACTTTCGTCTCAGCCTTTGCTTGGTCTTGGGGGCCTCTTGGTTGGCTGATCCCTAGTGAAACATTCCCCCTGGAGACCCGGTCGGCAGGCCAGAGTGTGACTGTTTGTGTCAACTTGCTCTTCACCTTTGTTATAGCTCAGGCTTTCCTCTCAATGCTCTGCCACTTCAAGTATGGAAtcttcttgttcttctctGGCTGGGTCCTGATCATGTCGATCTTTACACTGTTTCTGATACCCGAGACGAAAAACGTTCCAATTGAAGAGATGACTGAGAGAGTGTGGAAGCAGCACTGGTTTTGGAAGAGATTCATCGATGATGATCATGAGGGAGCAGCTGTTGCCAATGGCAATATTGCAAAGAAAAATGGGCATGCTAATGGATTTGATCCAACTTCCCAGTTGTAA